A stretch of DNA from Besnoitia besnoiti strain Bb-Ger1 chromosome II, whole genome shotgun sequence:
CATGCTTTTATAGAGGCCGCGTCAGAGGTGATGCGCCCACCCGCGTGCGTATGTGAGTCAGCCTTGGGGTTTCGAGGGAAAAAGAAGTACGCGACTCTCTGCGCTCCGGTCGACATCGGCGCAGTCACGGCTTGCGGTGCTGTTTCGAGACTCCAGCAGGTAGCTGTGAGAAGGAGTCCCGCTCCAAAACGCCATACTGATTAGTGTCGTCGACACTCGGCATCTGTTCCTCACGCAGCATTTGAATGCCTTTCTCTACAAGACCTGTGATGCGACTCCAAATACACTCTATCCCCGAGACCAGCGCAGGGAGGGCTCGAAGCGCAGCGTTTCTAGACTGCGTTTGGCACAACTGATACACAACTAACTGCATTGCGCCGAGTATATTTCTGTATATACATCGGACGTAACGCCCCCGGCATTCGCGACTTGAGATTTCTTTTGTTCGCCTCCGACCTCTGCTCCTGGTACCTCTGCAGTCCTTTCTGACTGTCTATCAGTTTTTCAGGCTGTGCACGGACTGCTCCAACTTTCGCTTATCCAAActgcggctgcctgcgccgtaTTCCCCGTTTATAACTGACTTTCCGCATGCATCATACTTCCGCGCTCGCTGAGCTTCGTTATCTTTGTGTTTCTGTTTTCCCCCACACGTTCAAGCCGCGGTCGTCTTGCTCCGGATAAGCATGTTTTCTGTGTGCTGCGCCCGACGTCTTCCCACTCCTTCAGTCGACCTTGCCCTAAAAGCTACCTcagcgccgtctctgcgacGCATGCGGCTTGTAGGGCGTGTATGGAACGTACACGATGTTTCTGTTTTTGCGCAGACGGCACACGTGGGGGCCTTCGAGGCCGACTTCCGCGCTTTCGCCGCGACTTCCCCTCGTCCGCTGGGGAAGCTCTTCTTGCAACGGCAGCACATACTGCTTCCACAGATCCTGCAGCAAGTGAGGACgatcctcctcttcttctccatGCCGCTGCTCGGCCCCGCACTGCGACAGGAACCCGTGGAGGAAGGGATCGCAGACGGACTCCTTCGCGAACGACACACCCCCCgttcgcgcctcgctctcgtcacgcctggcctcctctccgcttaAGACGTGTACGCCGCTCACCCACGGTCTACCAGGCCTCCTGCCTTCGCctggcgcgtccgccgccccccccaaGACATCGAAGAGGCCCATGTCGACCGCGTGGTGCAGcgtggcgcgcagcgcctggcgtCCCTGCTCCGTGGCCAGGAGTTCCCGAATATAAGCCGACACCTCGCACTCGACACGGTGGTGAAGGACTAGGCGCTCCATGTGGGGGAGAGCGGCCGGGCCAGAGATACCCTCTtggcgcgtctctgcctggGGGTCGTCCCCTGAGCTGCGCGGCTCCTGGTGCAGTCTCCAGACTTCTCGGGGGAGCTCGAGGGCGAAAAGCGCCGTGGGGTTGTGCCGACCCGGCTGCTCGCTTTGCGCGCCAAACGAGTGGCCGCTGCTCTCCAGGAGGTTATGCGGAGTAGGGCGTGGCGGGCGGACGGGACACGgggaagaggcgcgaggcccagcgggcgccgcagaccggGGCCTGAGGCCTCCCGAGGAAGTCCGCATGGGAGTGTCCCAGGGAAAAAACGGTGGtgacgccgcgcgagctgtGCACGAAGCAAccgagcgcgagacgcgcaaggCAGGGGCGCCGGATGGATGTCGTCTAAGGCGCAGAGCCTCcgagcgggcggcggagacgcagcgagccaCTGCGCTCTACCGAGCAGGATGCTGGCTCAAGAAGACACCGAAAAAGATGGCGGGAAGGAAGCAGAAACGGCAACGTAGAAAGCAAAGGCACGCGACGCGATGGAGAACAGACAGGCTGCAGGGGACGAAACTAGAGCGGTCAAGAGACTCGCGCCTGCTCAGCCTCCACGGCACAAGCAGCCCTAAACCCCTGCGCAACAAACTGCGCAGCACAGAGAAAGTGTGACCTCTGCAGCTCTCAGCGCGTCTACGGTGCCTAGAAAGGAAGTAAAGAAGCACCCTGGTTCTTTTTACCAGGAGTGTACCGGTGAAGACTGCACTGTGTGTCTGCACGCGGGTTAAAAAATACAAGGCACGACATGCAAGAAGCGGCTTGCTGTCCCGTGGGGCCCCCCAAAATGGCAGATGTGAGAGACGGTCGGAATGTTATTCTGATTTCCAGTGAGCCATACGGACAGGCTGAGTTGGATCTCGCATTCTAAAGACCTAATGTACCGGTTACACCACTCGCTGAGTGATTTTGCACCCTTTTCTACCTCTCAAATGCGTCGACGTTTCGAGGGAGTTCCCCTCTGCTCGCAGGGTCACTTTGGGCGAGCGCGCTTTACAAACACCCAGAGAGCCTGCCTGCGATCGAGAAAAGTGATAGCAGTTCCAGGCTCTGCTTCCCGTTCGCATTCCGCGGAAAATCAGGACGAGTACTGTTTTCAGACAAAGCGGAGCCGGTTcctgctttctctcctccACTGTCGAGGGCGCTTCGGGCAGTCCCCGTTTTGTACGAAACAGGGGACGAAACGTAGATGGCGCCAGCTACCAAGTGGGACACCTCCATCTTTTCATAGAACGGAGTAGGTGGCGCTTCACGCGGCACTAGGATACAGCTGTTAGCACCTTTGAGAACGAGAATAAGTTCACTTTGTTTCGAGGGGAGACAGCGAACAGATTCACCGGACTCCCGAGCAGGTCACGCACGTGTCTGGAGAGCGCGAATTGGAAGTTATCCGAAACGAACGACAGTTGATAACTGTTGCAAACTCTCATCTCGAGCTGCGACATATTCCTTGACCGAAGTCTGCGCTTCTCTGCCCGGCTGGGAAAGTGGATATATCTGCTGCGCTTCATTTTCGCATCAGTAGCAGTCCACTGACGTGTTCACGATCCACATTGGTTTTTGTTTTGTCCTGCTGTCATTTCAACGACACTCGTATCTTCCTCTGTCAGCTCCCGCAGGGACTTTGCCAGTTGCTCATTTTCGCTCTTGTCGTCGCTTCCTTCGCATCTTGTTTTTCGCGCCGAGTGGTtggagggcgggggcgcggaaggcgtcAAGCTCGTCGTCTGGAAGCACCCTAATTCCAACGCGTTTACGCCGCCCACGACGCGGGCTTTTTCTGCACCCTTCTCAGGCCCCCTTTTCCAGTGACGCATCTGGGGCTTTGCTACCTGGTTTTCATTTTCCCTCCTAGTGTATGTCCAGTCTCCCAGcgcgaatggcggaaggaggcgaccCGGCCCCCGGggtttcttcttcgccttctgactctcctctctctcccgtaGTTCCTCCTCTTGTTTCGGCCTCTCCCACGCTTGCGGAGGCGTCTGATGAGGCGGAAAACTCCCACCTTCCATTTCATAGCAACCCTGAGAACGGCGCGACGGTGCCCATGGAAACGCATCTCGAATCGCACTCCGAcgaggaaagcgaggcgcGTCATGCCGCGGCAGACAGCCACGCAGAGTCCCAACACAGCCGTTATGACGCGCGTGGCTCTGCAAGGATagaggaaggcgaacgaGGCGATCCCGCACGTCTCTCGCCGCGTGCAAGCGGCGACGATGGCGCGCCGGAAGAGTGCTTCAGAGAGGCGGGGGGCGACGAAACAGTGGAGACACAGATGCTGGGACAGGCTGCGGACGAAGAAtgggcgcgccgctcggtacgcgcctgcgacagcgacagcgaggatgatggcgtcgcttcctcctgtTCAGGCGCTCCCTCCTGCGTGGACAGAGACAACAAGATCCGCGGCTGGTCGGGTGAACAGGCGGAGAATCGGGGTGGATTCGATGCAGCGGCAAACGGCGTAGGGCGTGCGAgtgacgcagaggaagctggcaaggccgcagacgaggatgGAAAAcgggaggacggcgacggcatGGTGTGCGACTGGCGAGGGGGCGAGCGACCGCAGAGCCACGACGCTGAAGGGGCTGCGGAGCAAGACAAGAGCGGATGTCAGGCTGGAGAGGAGGCCAATCCAATTCGAGACGACTACGGCGAAGCGACAGAAGCCATCCATCGAGACCTCACCTCGACCCTGCCTCCGGAcgctcggcgacgcgtccaGGCAGAGACCGAGGAACTCGGCGGAAAGCGGATGAGCTCAAGGCAGGCGTTGAGGAACcgggacgcggaagaagaagagagaagcccCAGCGATGAGGAAGAAACCGGCGGAGAGGGtagagaagagaaaggggCTGTTGATGTTGAACTGGATGACGGACGCGAATGCCGTGACCACGAGCCAGCGCCGAGGCTCCTCCGCTACCATCGGAGTTTCGGCGACCCGCTGCCTGAAAGTCCAAAGCGCGCCCGAGTGGCAACGCGCTTTCCCGCCTACGTGGACGGCTTCAGCACGCGCTTCTACGAATCGCCGTTCTACCGCGTTGACCGCGAAGACTCCTCGGAAAACGCTGACGAACCTCCGGacttcttcgcgtcctcgcctcctctgtttCCGCCGCATTACGGCTCTCGGGACGGCTTCTCGTTCTCGGGCAGTGCCCCCCTTGCCGGTCAAGGCGCGGCAACCGTCCCTCCGccatcgccgccgctgtcgccagTTCTGCGCTACGAGGAAGAGATCCACAAACGCATCGCcaccgcgtctgcctccttgCCAGTCCCTGTGGGGTCTCCAAgccccgcaggcgcctcggccgccccCGAGGCTTCGACGCCCCGCCGGGGCTCTGCGGGCTGCCTGGGCTCTCCGCCGGATTCTGCGCGgtctgcctcgccctcggAGGCGTCCGTCGGGAGCGAAGATTCGTTTGCGCGTCTggtggcgcgcgcgagcaggaCGGCTGACCGGTATCCAACTGCGCTGAACGAGGCGGAGCTTCTGCCGCCGTTTGCAAACGCGACGAACCGGCGCGTTCACCAGGAGATTTTGGAGCTGcgggcgaagacgaacgcGCTGAATATGCGGCTCGCCGAGAGAGCGGACCGCAGCAAGCTGGTCGCCGCTcatctgcggcagctgcgtgcggaggcgaagacgctggAGCACATCCTCGCGGCCAGGTCGCAGAGTGTCGccagcgagcgcctcctcgcagatCTCCATCAACGCCACCACGGAAAGATCGCCAGCGAGCGAAAGCAACTGCAGGGTGAACTccacgcgctgcaggagcggCTGCTCGCTGTCCAGGCCGAagcccgcgcaggcggcgccgagatGGACGCCTTCAAACTCAAAATGAACTGGAACGAAGACGAACTGCAACAGTGGGTtgcggcagagagacagaaggagGTGAGACAACAAGGGCAGGAGACGCGAAACGGAGAGCGCGGCAAGGCCTGCGTGGGTCGTGAttctcgcgcgaggcacgaAGGGATGCCGAAGCCGAACGAAAACAGTGGAAGGCATCATATACTAATTTTTGCTTCATCGGTTTTGGGCGTACGCCTACCGATGTATTCGTGGAGCAGAAACGGAtacctatacatatatttaccAATGCATGTGTATGaacacatatgtatatatatatatatgctcatacacatgcgtatatatatatatatatatatatatatatatatatatgcccaTGTACATGTGTACCTACCACCGGGAGTGGTTTCTGTGAGTCTCGGTTGTTGCGTCGCCCTAaatgtatgcatgcgtgtggcTGTCTGACTCAGTTTCACTGATCGCCGCGCCTTTGCTGGCGTTCTCTCTGTGATTTGCGGCCTGTCCTCGCAGCGTGATCGCCTGGAGGTTGAGCGCCTGCAAcgcgaagacgagcgcgaggtGAAGCAGCTGAATCTGCAAGTCGAGAAACTCAGCGCGGAGaccagcgagaagaagcgagagctCCACGGCCGCGCCACGGACGCGCAGGCCCTCCAggtgcagctgcagacgacggcCAAACACTTCCGCACCATCCAGCAGGACCGGCTCCAAGTGATTGAGCAGTGGTCAGCCCCATTAacagacgcgaagaaaaaaagggggAGCGAGACACGGAAGCATCAATCTGCGGCTGGGGGAAGGGGGAGTTggaggggcgcgggggggaaGGGACTCTCGCaccgcgaagacgcagatCCCGAGTCCCGCCCGTCTCCTGCCGAGTGAGGGTTGAGAGTCTGTGCTTTTTATTCCcttttccgcctcgccggtTTCGCGTGTGTAGGGAAGCTGCGCTCGAGGGCATGCGTCAGCGCGACGAAGCCATCaaagcggccgctgcgcgatACGATGTGGCGCAGGAGGAAGTGCGGAAGAAGCTTGACCAGCTCGGTAAGATTAGCGCCGAGTGCCTCTCAGCCTCCACGCCTCCCTCGTTTACCGTTCAGGGGGGATGTCTGCTGGTTCCAGACTTTCAGTGGATAGCGCCGGCGCGTTGTCTAGAATGTctgggcgcgcctgcggggctCCGTCGCGTCGCAGCAGTCGCCAGTTACTCGTAGGACTCCGGCATCCGAGGAGACACCAGTCTCAAAGGTCAGCTAGTTGCGCCTTGCCAGGGCTCGGATATGTCCTGCATCGAGATGCAGCTGTTGGCGCACGTCTCTTTGAGGCCGCAGGAgcccgcgtctgcctctggcATATTGCTGTGCGCCCACGCGCGAGTGTTCCGTCTCTCGGGCTTTTTTGGTCTGAAGCGCATCTTCGAAGCTTCTCGGCTGACCAGCGCGCGGCAAACGCAGATCTGGCGaaagagctgcagcagctcgaaaAGAAAATCGAGAAGGTTCAACACGAGTTCGCCCAGGCCAAGATGCGGCTGGTGGAGATCCACGAGGCTGTAGGTCGTCGGCAAGGGGGGGAACTGGCAGTCGTTTCGCCTCCTTGAGGCGTCCGCAACTTGTCTGCAGGGCTCGCTGACGCGTCTGTCTGTTTTAAACCATGTTTTGGACGATATGGTCCACACCTCTTGCGGACGCGAAGATACATGACTGCCTCGTCAGCCACGGTCTCATTCCGCCGGTCGCCCTCCCTTGCTCGCTCCTCGCTTCGCTCGCTCTGAGAGATCCTTCTGCGATGCGACCTCTGCCGGCGAGTGCATTTTCTCGCGGACTGATCATTTGCATGCCCTGTATTTTTTCCTTCCTCTATCCCTGTTGCATCGCGGATAAgttgcttcgcctcgctcctcctccttttcAACATCCTCCTGCGCTGCCCTGCATacctgcgtgtgcgtgtgctTGGTGGTCAGGGCGAGGAAGCTCGGTCTCAGTtgtctgcggcagcgtcgaGCGCGTTCAGAAGCAAAGCGGAGATCGCGCATTTGAATTCGCTTCTCGAGGGTAAGCGTCAGGCGCTGGATGCGCTGACGCATCGGCGGGtgcagatgaagaagagaTTCGAGAACGAGCTCGCGAACTCGCAGGAGCGCGACGATGGCCTCCAGCAAGCGGAGGCCTTCTGCAGGCAGGTTGAAGCCTTGTGTCAGAGTCTCGAGAAGCAGTTGAAGAAGGGTCGCGACGAGCTCTTCGAGGCTGCCCAGCAGCACGCCGCTCAGGAGACGCTCCAACACACCACGCAAACGGAGATACGCAGCTCCGAGGCTGCGCTGAAGAACCTCGGGGTGAGACTCACGACACGAACGCAAAGGCGGCCGCCATGTCCGGGTCGTTATATAAGGCGCATTGCCTTTTAAAGGCGGCCGAGgctcgtccgcggccgcggcacaGCCCTGTGTGAATCTGCGGGGCTCGCACATTGACGGAGGCAGCCAACGCCAAGTCCTTGAGTCGCCACGCGTGCGCACGAGAACTCGAGAAACGCAGCTCAGCACACTCAGCAGATATCGGCATGAGCAGCTGTGCATGTCGAACTCATATGTATAcgtacatacacatacataaatgtagtatgcatgtatatttatgtatatgtatgtgtgggTAGTCGTCACTTCATGTAAGTCGAATATACTCTGCACCTTCACGGGCGCTGAAGGCGCCTATAGAACTCGCATTGTGCAGGTGGCGCCTTGCGATGCATGCGTCCCTGTGTCCCGTATGTCGCTCGCTTGCGCCTGCCAGACGCAGCTGACGCGGCTCGATCAGGAGCGCCAGCGTCAGCAGGAGCTGCTCTACGCAGTGGAGTATCAGTCGCAGCTGATGCAGCGGAaggtctctcgcgcggcgggcgttcgcggcgtggcggagaagaaggagctgAAGGCGAAAATTGAAAAACTCGAGACGGTGCGCGCACGGGTGCGGGGGAGCGGCGCGCTTGCGAAACAGTCTCTCGCGCAAGAGGGAACGGCGAGCGCCTTAGTTGTGGCGGCGTGCGCACTGGTAGTTTTATTGTTCCCCTCTCGACGCGTACCGAGTGACGCAGAAATTCAACCCTTTCAGTCGAAACTGCGATGACGGCCCTGCCCGCCAGAGGTCTGGTTGCGAACATcgtcgcatgcgcgcgcggcgcggagcggtGTGACTTGTGAACGACTCATAGAGACTGCGTTGCCTCTAATTCCCAGGTGCCGTGGTGACCTCGCGGGAGGCTGGTCTCTGAAGCCACGTGGTGGTctgtgcgcgccgcagacagctttggctgcgcggctgggGTGGCGAACGtctggcgtcgcgcggctcccgcggctcccgcggcgggcgacgcgttTTCGAAATCGTCTCCTTCTACACGTGTTTTTCAGATTCTCGCCGATCAGACTCAGCAGTGTCAGATGCTCCACTCCCAGATGAAGCGCCTCGAGAGCGAACTGAGGTGAGGGCACCCCGAGACAGCCTGCACATCGCTGTGCCTTCCATGCTACCTTCAGTGCCGCTATGTCCCGCCCTACCACTTTTGAGTATGAATGTAGGTATAGCATGTATATAAATAGAAGTGTACTATATAGATGTAGTGCGAAAGTGTTTGCATTTGTTCATAGTTCTGTCCAGGGGAAATCTCAACCTTGTACGCATGGTTCCGTAACACGGGCGTCTAGGGTGcagtatgcatatatatatatatatatatatatatatatatatatatatatatatatatatgtgaacgTGGGTGAGACTATATGATGTCTTAGCTGTGAGCGTGTCTCCCAAAGATTTCTTGCCATTTGGTTCTTGCACAGCCGTCACTGTCCCTGCGATATATAAATCCTAGCGATACAAAAATGCCCTTCAGCAAGGTGCGCAACATCTTGCCTACGTATCGTGTGTATTTGCAGCCACGCGCGTAAGCACACGCACACAGTTCCCCGTTCACCTCAGGCTCCCTCCCAGCGTGTGGGCGTTTCCGTGCTTATTTCGCTGCCGATTCAGAAAGTCTCAACGTGTGCTTCAAACACGccaggcggctgccgcgtcgctggcgagcgcagTGGCAGACTTGGGGGTCGAGTGCGAGTTCTTCACGCGCGAAGTGCACAacacgcagagggagaaggagctgATCACGGTCGAGCAGGACACGCTGAAACTGGATGTAAGAAAAACGATGACATCGTCGCACGGCCCACGGAAAGCGTATGCATGCACTTATTTATAGGACACCTTCTTTCAGTCGCGATATCTATGCACATTCCCGTCGCCGAAGGCCCcagggcgcagagagaggtcAGAGGCCTCCTGTTGGTCCCGCGTTCTTTCGCGGCAATGCCATCCTCTCCTTCTACTTCAGACTACACAGGTGCTGATGCACACTACTCGTGCCCATTGCTGAATTTACGTATGCATtgatagacatatatatgtatgtatatcgCCGTCCCTTTCTCTCTAtgatatatacatatatctcGATGCTTATCAGCTGCTGTGTGAATGTGTACCCCGCCGGTTGGGAGTCTGATTCCAGCGTCTAAGCTAGTTCGTCTTGCCAAGCTGCTCTGAGCCACGGTTCTGTCcctccaggcgcgccgcctgcgcgagcagttgcgggcgcagacggaggCTCTGACTGAGGCGGAGAATGGGAAGCttcagacgcagcagacaaTAGAGGAGGAGATTTTAAAGGCCGAGCACAGGCTGGAGATTGCCAAGACTGCAGCAGTGAGACACACAACCCGGCGATGCCGGCGAATTGCCGCTTGAGGAAAGGAGACTTGCGGGAGCCACGTCGCCGGTTGCGCGACTGCCTTCCACAGCAGTACATCACCGTTATTTCCCTGCTGAGGCGATCAGTTTCTggctctgccgcgcgggGCCGTTCGTGGCGATGTGAGGTCCTGTCTGAATATCGTCGCTTCATCGCCTCGGGCGAGCTCTGCCGTCGGCCGTCTCCATCTTCGTTCTGCACAGCGGGCTGTGGCTGAGGAGAGGCACCGCCTGGCGCTGGAGACTGCATCTCGCAAGGCAAAAATAGCGAATCTCGAAAGCAAGTATGCCGTCATTGTTCAGGTGAGgcatacacatatgcatatatgtatataaatcTGCATAcgcataaatatatatacattctGGCGTATTCATATCCAAATCCCAAGCCGTAAACACTGGTGTCGACCCCAGGGCACCGGTGTAGTCCTAGAGAGATATAGATAGTTAGACATAAACACATAGTGTTAGATAGGCAAGTAGACAGATGGACAAATAGAAAAGCAGAGATATTTTGTTTTTCGGCCAGTCGTGTCAAATTCGCGTGACACAGTTTGGAGAGGCGCGCACTATCTTCCGGCCCTCGTCCCGAGCGGAGTTCTTTCTCGTGCTGCATGTGGCCTCCTACGCCCTCGTGTCGCGGCAAGCGTAGTCTGTCAGTGCCTCGGCTCTTTACGGGCGCGTGTCGCAGTTTCGTGTGTCTGGAATCACTTTCGCCGTTCACTATTTTCCTCAGAAAATCAAGCAGGTCGACGGCGACGGGGGCACGGAGCGGTCTCAGGTGTATTACATCATCAAAGCTGGTCAGGTACGGACGCAAAGGAAGGTATGACGATTGTCGTGGCAGCGTCAAGACGATCACTGCCTGTTGATGTGGCGCGTTCACATGCAAAGGCGATACTTCAGGATCGTTCGATGGAAACAACAATTCTTCGGTGTCGTCATCTACCTCACACTAGCATGTGTTAAGGTCGTCATGTTGTgtgcgcgtcttccttcACCTGTGCGGCTCAAGTGTATCGCTCCACAGCAGGGAAACGCCCCCATGAATTTCCAAACAGGCCTGATAGGTTGCGTGTCTTTTACATTATGAATGAACGCTGCGGCATGCTGCGACCCGCGGTTCTTCCTTCTCACACCTCTGCATCCCTTCCTTCTGTTTCACTTTCTCTGCTTACCTGTCTCGGTTTGTTTCTCGCGGACAGGGAGACACAACAAGAGGACAAGGAAGCGCCTAGACGCATCACAAACCGCGACAAGCCGATGTCCATGCGAacctccgcctgctgcgcgcagCCCCGATTTacacgcacgcgcacgcgacagCCCAAACTTGTTTGTGCACCAGGTGTCAGGTTTGCCTCCGTGTGCTCCTTTCCTTGTTCGTCCACAGGAGAAAGCCGAGCTTCAGCGCATAGGCGACGAGCTCGACCGGAGGATTCGAAATGCGGAGTCTGAaatccgcgccctcgcgctcacGCTCGAGCAGCTGAGGGCGACCAATGGCCGCTTCAAGCATGCATTGAGCGAAGAGACGGGGTTTGTTAAGAATCAGAGAGCTCGCCGAGATGAACTCGAGAAGAGAGTCCACGATGCTCACAATGCGAAATTCGAAAAGCATCAGCACCTACAGGGCCTACGAGGCGAGCTTGAGGCCGAGCGAGCCAGAATgcaggaagcagaaaaaTATTTCGAGGTCCTCGTGGCGCAGAAACAGGTATGGTCTGCCAGGGGGGCTCGACGCATGCATTGCATCGAGACGGGGGTAAGCACTTGAGACAGTGAGACTATGGACAGATGCGACCCAGTCGTTGTTTTGCATTTTCTTTCAAAAGAGGTCTGGGGATTCAGACAGCAGCCCACTGCACAGGACACAGAGCGTTTTGACAGAGCGTAGACGATTCAAGATCCCGCTGTACACACACCCGAGAAAACAGATCTAAACAAGC
This window harbors:
- a CDS encoding hypothetical protein (encoded by transcript BESB_039040); the protein is MAEGGDPAPGVSSSPSDSPLSPVVPPLVSASPTLAEASDEAENSHLPFHSNPENGATVPMETHLESHSDEESEARHAAADSHAESQHSRYDARGSARIEEGERGDPARLSPRASGDDGAPEECFREAGGDETVETQMLGQAADEEWARRSVRACDSDSEDDGVASSCSGAPSCVDRDNKIRGWSGEQAENRGGFDAAANGVGRASDAEEAGKAADEDGKREDGDGMVCDWRGGERPQSHDAEGAAEQDKSGCQAGEEANPIRDDYGEATEAIHRDLTSTLPPDARRRVQAETEELGGKRMSSRQALRNRDAEEEERSPSDEEETGGEGREEKGAVDVELDDGRECRDHEPAPRLLRYHRSFGDPLPESPKRARVATRFPAYVDGFSTRFYESPFYRVDREDSSENADEPPDFFASSPPLFPPHYGSRDGFSFSGSAPLAGQGAATVPPPSPPLSPVLRYEEEIHKRIATASASLPVPVGSPSPAGASAAPEASTPRRGSAGCLGSPPDSARSASPSEASVGSEDSFARLVARASRTADRYPTALNEAELLPPFANATNRRVHQEILELRAKTNALNMRLAERADRSKLVAAHLRQLRAEAKTLEHILAARSQSVASERLLADLHQRHHGKIASERKQLQGELHALQERLLAVQAEARAGGAEMDAFKLKMNWNEDELQQWVAAERQKERDRLEVERLQREDEREVKQLNLQVEKLSAETSEKKRELHGRATDAQALQVQLQTTAKHFRTIQQDRLQVIEQWEAALEGMRQRDEAIKAAAARYDVAQEEVRKKLDQLAHLRSFSADQRAANADLAKELQQLEKKIEKVQHEFAQAKMRLVEIHEAGEEARSQLSAAASSAFRSKAEIAHLNSLLEGKRQALDALTHRRVQMKKRFENELANSQERDDGLQQAEAFCRQVEALCQSLEKQLKKGRDELFEAAQQHAAQETLQHTTQTEIRSSEAALKNLGTQLTRLDQERQRQQELLYAVEYQSQLMQRKVSRAAGVRGVAEKKELKAKIEKLETILADQTQQCQMLHSQMKRLESELRKSQRVLQTRQAAAASLASAVADLGVECEFFTREVHNTQREKELITVEQDTLKLDARRLREQLRAQTEALTEAENGKLQTQQTIEEEILKAEHRLEIAKTAARAVAEERHRLALETASRKAKIANLESKYAVIVQKIKQVDGDGGTERSQVYYIIKAGQEKAELQRIGDELDRRIRNAESEIRALALTLEQLRATNGRFKHALSEETGFVKNQRARRDELEKRVHDAHNAKFEKHQHLQGLRGELEAERARMQEAEKYFEVLVAQKQTALVALEALRHEVAGQHEKLRRAAERHRHTLKRARQNNILPPHAADAAAPRPASPSFALGFDPTTQTNVEMEPHLESLKHHLDALRRVMAYGQ
- a CDS encoding hypothetical protein (encoded by transcript BESB_039030); translation: MRTSSGGLRPRSAAPAGPRASSPCPVRPPRPTPHNLLESSGHSFGAQSEQPGRHNPTALFALELPREVWRLHQEPRSSGDDPQAETRQEGISGPAALPHMERLVLHHRVECEVSAYIRELLATEQGRQALRATLHHAVDMGLFDVLGGAADAPGEGRRPGRPWVSGVHVLSGEEARRDESEARTGGVSFAKESVCDPFLHGFLSQCGAEQRHGEEEEDRPHLLQDLWKQYVLPLQEELPQRTRGSRGESAEVGLEGPHVCRLRKNRNIVYVPYTPYKPHASQRRR